One Pectinophora gossypiella unplaced genomic scaffold, ilPecGoss1.1 Pgos_32, whole genome shotgun sequence DNA segment encodes these proteins:
- the LOC126380940 gene encoding uncharacterized protein LOC126380940, with the protein MLASLSDNTIMQYNVTLKLWWTYCHENKHNVFEGSVAIVLSFLTEQYNKGASYGSLNSHRSALSLFLGDNIGSNESVKRLLKGAYRKRPNLPKYSFTWDPQVVLNCIAEWYPNEELTLERITKKLVILLALCTAHRVQTFSLIKVDNIVISSSGVRIFITDIIKTSAANREQPRLFLPFFTDRPNICPATTLRDYLSITSDKRPESVPNLLLTVKRPYKSASAQSISRWIKQVLAESGVDVNTFSAHSTRHASTSAAAASGLSVDIIRKTAGWTKDSEIFAKFYHRRVIDESDFARSVCNQ; encoded by the coding sequence ATGCTTGCATCACTTTCTGACAATACCATTATGCAATATAATGTCACACTCAAACTTTGGTGGACATATTGCCATGAAAATAAGCATAATGTATTTGAAGGGTCCGTAGCAATAGTTTTGTCTTTTCTTACGGAACAGTACAATAAAGGAGCATCTTATGGCTCCTTAAATAGTCACCGATCAGCCCTTTCACTATTTCTTGGAGACAATATCGGTTCCAATGAATCAGTGAAGCGGTTATTGAAAGGTGCATACAGAAAGCGACCTAATTTGCCAAAATATAGCTTCACGTGGGATCCACAAGTTGTGCTCAATTGTATTGCAGAATGGTATCCAAATGAGGAACTTACATTAGAAAGGATAACTAAAAAATTAGTAATATTGTTAGCGTTGTGTACTGCGCACAGAGTACAAACTTTTTCATTAATAAAAGTTGACAACATTGTAATTTCCTCAAGTGGTGTCAGAATATTTATAACTGACATCATAAAAACGTCAGCGGCAAATAGAGAACAGCCACGGTTGTTTCTTCCCTTCTTCACGGACAGACCAAATATATGCCCTGCTACCACTTTACGGGACTACCTCTCCATAACGAGCGATAAACGCCCAGAAAGTGTTCCGAACCTCTTATTAACTGTGAAGCGCCCTTATAAGAGCGCGTCAGCACAGTCAATAAGCAGGTGGATAAAACAGGTACTTGCAGAAAGTGGGGTAGATGTGAACACCTTCAGCGCTCACAGCACACGTCACGCGTCCACGTCTGCTGCGGCAGCCAGTGGTCTCAGCGTCGATATTATTAGGAAAACCGCAGGCTGGACAAAAGATTCCGAAATATTcgcaaaattttatcaccgtcGAGTTATCGATGAAAGTGATTTTGCCAGATCAGTGTGTAATCAgtaa